TCAGTAGCGCCGGTGACTTCGGTAATGTCCGCATTGATACCTTCTTGCTCAAGATACGATCGGGTGATCGTTGGGAATTCTGTAGCAATTGTTCCGCCTTCAAGATCAGTTGGGGATTGGATCTCACCTTCTTCTGGCGCAGCAAGTACAAGTCTGCACTGTCCAAATTCAAGATCAAGTAGTTCGGTCAGAGTATCAGCATTAGCTTCCTTGACTTGATCATAACCGGTAATACCCATATCCGCTGCTCCATCACGCACATACTCAGGGATATCAGCGGCACGTGCAAATAGAATCGTGACATCTGGATCAACTGTATCAGCGTAGAGTTTTCGGTCAGCACTGTTAACGACAGGAAGGCCTGCCCGCTCCAGTAGATCCATGGTTGGATCATGAAGCCGCCCTTTGTTCGGCACAGCAATGCGCATGTGTCGACTTTGCGGCCGAGAATGAATTGTTTTTCCATCTTCGATTGCTAAGATTACACAGAAATTACTCTGAGACTGTTGTTCAAAGCCAAAAAACAGAGAGATTGAGAGGATTATATGCTTTCTTAGCTACGTACAGTATAAACAAGGCAAACATAAAAGACCAGACACAAACAAAGACTAAAGACGAAGGTTAGAACCTTGCAAATCAAAAAGAGCCTTCAAGACCGGCGGGTGGCAGCTGGTTTCTGGTTACAAGAGTCGTCACACCTCATTCGAATTTCAGTGCTTGTACTTGTGCCGTTAATTGTCGGCATTGTTACGTGGCTCTCAAACGTCTCAAACGCGATTTCGTTTCTGTTATTCCCGCCAATTGCTGCTGGCACCTATACGCTATTTGCTGCACCGGACCGGTCGTCTCCTCGACGATTTGTGATGGGGATTACAGCAGGGGGAGTGTGCGGATGGATTTCATTAGAAGCAATCTTATTTTTTGATGTAGCTGTTGTGGAAGCGCCAATTCCTCCTGAAGGAGCGGCACTAAGCGTCTTACTTGCCGGAATTGTTACATGGATTATCAAAGTAGAGGAACCATCTGCGTATTCAACAGCACTACTCGTCCTTGTCACGGGAGTTGATGAAATCACCTACGTGTTTGGGATAGCAACGTCTAGCTTGCTTGTTGCTATTGTATTCATCCTCTGGAGAGATCAAGTATATCAGAAGCGGGCAGAGTTTCTATATCGAAAAAAAGGTCAGTCAGAGCACGTGCTTGTTCCAATGTGGGAAAATGAAAGTAGTACGTTGGCCCACATAGGTGGAAAGGTCGCTGCCGAGAGTCCATCCAGCCGGGTCATTTTACTAGGGAGAGAAAGTGAGACACAATCCAAGTCAGAAACCGTTGCTGAGGTTGAAGAACAAGCCGAAGAGATTGAGTCTAAATACAATGTTGTTGCAGATGTAATTATAATCCCGCAAGGGAGCGATACAAAGCAGTTGCTCTCTGTAGCAGCAGACACAAACTGCACTTCGATTGTTACAAGCTATAATCCGGACAATGTCAAACCATTGGAAAAGCTATTTAAATCAAATATCGAGATTATCGGAGTCGAAACAACGCCAGAGAAGACTGAATGGCAAAGTGCTATGGTCGGCGTAATGGCAGCCGACGTAGCAAATCAGCGCTTGGCAGAAATTGGATCCCGAATAGCATCCGAGACGAGCCTTTGTTACTGCGTTCCTGAAGATAAAACGCAGCGAGAAGGAAGACAGATGGTCACCGCACTGGCTGAGTCCGTAGATAGGAGAGTAAATACAGTTGTCACAGGAGATTCACCACAAGTATACTTCAATAAAGCAGCCAGTGAAAAGGATTTGCTAATTATCGGAGCAAGTACAGATCGAGGGACAATATCACGCACATTAGTTCCTCCAACGTACTTTGGATTGGATGTTGACTGTGATATTGCAGTCGTTCATCAGCCTGGAAATTAGTTGACCTTCTCTTAGGCTAAAACTGAGGGATTACATCGATACTCTGTGAGGCTACGTGCTTAATAAGCACTCAATTTGTTTGATGAGAAATGTATAACAAACTACAGAGGAAACAGGAGAGAGCCCACGATTTCAGTCGTGGAAGGGGGAGGTCAAGCGTGGAGTCGCTCTCGAAGAAGGTCAGGAACAGACTCAAGCACGTCGTCAAGCTTCTCAACGTCTGGACCACCTCCCTGCGCAAAGTCGGCTGGACCACCGCCGCCGCCGCCAACAGACTGTGCGAGTTCGCTGACAATCTCACCAGCATTGAGGTTCACTGATTCGGGGACAGCAACAACAAACTGTGCACTGCCGTTACCACTGCCAATAACTGCCACAGTTCCATCTTCTTGAAGTGCTGTTGCGGTTGCACGCAGTTCATCAATATCGGCATCAATGCGCTGAATGACGGCCTCAGCATCGTTCAACTCAATGTTCTTTCCAGTGCTAGTTCCACTTGCACGGGCTGCAGCGAGTTCTTCTTTGAGTTCAGAAATGCGTTTTCCTCGGTCTTTCCATTCCTTGAAGAAGCGATCAGCTGTTTCTGGAACTTCTTGAGGCGTGACATCAAAGGTATCAGCTGTTTCAAGGAGAGCATCTTCTGTTTCCTGGATACCTTCAATGGCTGCCTCACCAGCAGAGAAAATCAAGCGTTCAACACCGTCTTGGACACGTTCGTTTGAGTGGATCTTGATAAATCCGATATCACCAGTACGACCCACATGTGTACCACCACATGCCTGAACATCATCATCAACGGTTATAATGCGAATCTCTTCACCAGCTGGAATGCCACCCTGATACAAATCAAAGCCATATTCGTCTTCAGCATCATTTCGGTGGATCCATTCCTGCGTAACGGACACATTCTTGCGAACGATCTCGTTGGCACGCCGCTCGATAGATTTAATCTGTTTACGGTCAATCCGCTGATAATGAGTTAGGTCAATCCGAGAGCTGTCAATGCCTTTTTGTGCACCTGCCTGTCGAATGTGCTCGCCGAGGACTTCTCGAGCACTGTCAATCACAATATGAGTCGCCGTGTGGTGTGCCATAAGCCGACTGCGGCGATCCCAGTCAATACTTCCGCGGATCATAGCACCTTTATCAAGCGGGGCGTCTGTTCGATGAAGGACAATGCCATTCTCAATCTGAACATCAGAGACAGAAACCGTTTGTTCGTCGCTTGAGAGAGTTCCCTTGTCAGCTGGTTGTCCACCACCTTCTGGGTAAAACATCGTCTGATCAAGGACAATATCATATCCTTCATCTTGTTCAAACACATCTAACACAACTGCCTCAAAGTCAGTTCCAGACTGGTTCTCGTAATAGAGTTTCTCAGTTTCAGGAAGATCAAAGAACCGTTCATCATCAGCTGCAGTCTCTGATTCCGCATCACCTTGATCATGCCGATCAGCTACAAGGGAATAGAAGTCATCCGGAATATCAAGATCAGCGCCTTCCTCAGCAGCGATTTCTCTTACCGTATCGGGTTGAATACCATGAGAATCATATAATTCGATAAGTGTCTCAGATGGGATTGGATCATCTTGCTCTGCATACTCAACTGCGATATCCTTCACCTTTCGGCGACCACGAGTTAGTGTTTCGCGGTATTTTTTGACTTCTGTTCGAACAATGTCTCGAATTGTATCTCGGTTAGAGTACCCAAGTCGTTTGGCTTGCATATCGACGAGTTCATCGATTGGAGCATCAACTCCTACATCATCAACAAGTCGCTTTGTACGGCGTAAAACCATTCTTGCAAGATATCCGGTTCCAACGTTGGATGGAACAATTCCATCTCCAAGCATGTAGGCGAGCGTCCGAGAGTGATCAGCAATTGCATAGATGGTCTCAAGCGGCTCAAGAAGTTCACGAAGCCGGTCAACAGAAACCCCGAGTTCATCGGCAATATCACCACGAGCTGCTTCGACATCATCTACATCATCGATATCAAGAGTACCGGCGAGGCGGGAAGCATTATGAATAAGTTCGGATTCAGCTTCTGTGTACTCAATATCAGCACTTTCCTTGAGGAAATCAATCATGTCAGGGTAGATTGCCTCATAAACAGTTGGCGTCCCCTGTGACATCCAGGTCCATCGTTCGAGGCCGTATCCAGTATCGACAACGTATGTATCCATCTCAGAATAGCGATTGCCGTCTTTGAGTTTATATTCGCCTTCTGGATCCTGCTTCATCGACATGAAGACCAGCGTCGACAATTCTAGTCCCCGGTAAATAACTTCAATTGCAGGGCCAGCGTTTCCGCCACCAACCCATGGATCTTCGATGTAAATGACCTCATCTAAGTTCGCTCCCATCTCCTCTAACAATTGGTCACAGAGTTCAACAGTCCGGTCTTTCCAGTATACTTCACCCTCGTATGCATATTCGTCATCAGCATCCTCTCGGGTATTGAATGCGTGATGAGCCATCATCTCGAAAGCCATGGTGTGTCGACCGGTCTTTCCAACGTTGTCAATATCCTGCATTCGAATACATGGCTGTGAAATTGTCAGAGGATTCGCAGGAGGCGGAGTCTCCCCACTTGTGACAAGCGGTTGGAAGTCATAGATCGATGCTTGGGTAAGCAACACGTCATCGCGCCACCGGTTCGCGGCGACAGGGTATGGCTCAATACGCTCGTGACCGTGCTCTTCGAAAAAAGAAAGGAATGCCTCGCGCATCTCCTCAAGCTCGAGTTTCTCGTCAAAGCCGGGATTGTCGATAAAGCTGTACGGTTCACAAGGGGGCTCACCGCACAGTTCCCGCTCAGCATCTCGCGTCCAGAAATGATCCCCACACTCCGGACATTGCTTGCGGTGGAACCCGTTTTCGGTAAAGTAGTCTAAGCGATACTCTTCTTCAAGTTGACTCATTGAACTATACTGACTGGGCAGTGAGTAAAATAGTTCGGAAATAGTTTGATTAATACAATGAAAAATAAGATAGAGATGCACTAGAATAGATTAATATTCACTATATTTTACGCATATATGAGACCATACATTGAACGAACAAGTAGAAAATAAAACAAACAGAATCGATTGTAAGTTAGTCAAGCGCAAGAGAAGCAAGCATGGCTTCGAGTTGGATTCGTTCATCTGCTCCTTCAACAATTCGATATTCAGTTTCACCCATTCGGTCCATGAGATGGACAGTTGTCTGTTCGTCAAGATCAAGGTCCCAGACGGATCGATGAAGTTGATCGAGAATGTCGCCACCAGCAATACCACGGTTAATAAGCAGATCCTCTAGACGCGATCTAGCAGCCAAAAAGTCACCATCGATAGCATATTGAGCCATTTCCATTACTTCTTCGGGACGGGCAGTTGACGTAATCGCATAGACATCTTCTTCGGTGACGGTCTCACTGATAGATGCAGTGGCTTGTAAAGCATTAATTGCTCGGCGCATATCTCCATCTGCAACATACGCAATTGCGTCCAGACCGTCTTCAGTAATCGTTAGGCCTTCAGAATCCGCAACCCGGCGAATTTGTTCAGTAACAGCTTCATCAGAAAGTGGTGAAAATCGGAATACAGCGCACCGGGACTGAATTGGGTCAATAATCCGGCTGGAGTAGTTACATGAAAGAATAAATCGGGTCTGATCAGAGAATTGTTCCATCGTTCGTCGCAACGCGGACTGTGCGTCACTGGTATTGTGGGTCAAGATGCCGTTGGAAAGCATAAAGTTTGGTGTTCCTTCCATGCTGATGTTGTATGCTTTTCCACGGTGACTGTACTCGATTTGATCGATAGGGGCTGTTGAGACAGTTTTTAGCCCACCGTCAGAAACAATCGTCTCAGACGCTTGATTAGGTGATATATTCGTGGGAGCTGTGTGTGCCGGCGTATCACCAGTATGGTCACCTGTGCAGTCGGAAGAACAGTATTGTTTGGTGGTCCATCGGCCACAGTTCTCACACGGAGAAACACCAATCTCCTGGCTGAAGTCAGCGATTTTGTCCCCTGCTGAGAGTTCACGAAGTTCCTTCTCAACAAGGTATCCATTATCATCTACGACAAAGAATGGATGAGTCAGGCTTGCCTGCATGGACCGACCATCACACAGTGTGAGCTCAAAGAAATCCGCAACACCAGAGTCAACCTGTTTTCCGACATCCGATTGAATTTCATTGGTTTCAAAATCAACCGAAGGGATTTGCTCTCCTGTGCTGGAAACATCTTCAATTGGTTTAATCTCGGGGGACGATGGGTCACCAGTGATAACCTCAGTACCCGGTGGTACACACAGTGCGTCTGCCTCATCAAGGAAGATAATACGGAATTCGTAGTCACCAAACGACGATCGGGCAAAATCTTTGATCCGACCTCGGACAACATCGATACCACGTTGATCAGATGCATTTAGTTCAAGGAAGTGATTCTGCCAATCATCACCATAAATTTCACGCGCGATTGCTAACGCTGTGGTTGTTTTTCCAGTGCCTGCAGGGCCAGCAAAAAGGAGGTTAGATAAGTCATTATCGTCGACGTACGCACTAATCCGGTCGATAATTGCTTCGTGTCCTACGACTTCCGAAAGTTGCTGTGGCCGGTATTTTTCAACCCAGACATCTTCTCGTCCCATCGACAGTTCAGCGTCGGCTTCGCTCATACTCACATCAAACAGGTTTGGAAGCATAAAACGCGCGGGATTAGTTTTCAGAAAAGTGATCCTGAAGCTCTGAAACAAGGACTTCAAAGTCGGCTGTAGATGCAACAAAGTCAACATCAATCTCGTTGCTTGCTGCTGTATCAGCCGTTGGAGGGCCTATGACACCGACAGTAACAGAACGTAGTTGATTTTTGAGATCCGAGAGGGTCTGTCGTTCAGTTGCAACGTCTATAAAGTGGGTAACCGTGAGTGAGGATGTAAATAGAATTGCGTCCAATTTACCGTCAATAAGTAGATCAACTGAGACACCGGCATCGTCTGGACGATTAAGTGTATACAAAATAGTTTCAGAGACAGTGGCTCCGGCATCTTCAAGACCATCAATTAGCACATCGCTTCCATGATCACTCCGAGCCACTTCCACGGTAGCACCGGGCATATCTGTTCGGAGTTCAGTGACGAGGCCGGAAGAGGTGTATGTCTCTGGGATCCGATCAACAGGATACCCAGCCGTTCGCAAGGCATCAGCAGTCGACGTTCCGATAGCAACGATTTTCGCATCAGTATTCGGGGTCCAATCTGCATCTGAGATGATATCAACACCGGTTTTGCTCGTAAATACGATGTAATCTGCATTAGGAGATGGAAGAGATCCGGTAGGAGTAATTGCAAGCATCGGATCTGGAACTGGATCAAATCCAGCCTCTGTAAGCAACTCGACAGCAGTATCAATCCGCTCATCATCTGGCCGGAATACAGCAACGGTAGGCCTCGATTCAGATGATTGTTGAGCTGATCCAGACATTATTTAGTATTGCTTTTTTGCGGCTTCAATAATATCTGCAGCACCTTTCTCACGGAGTGAATTGGCAAACTCGATGGCCGCCTCTCGATGTCGCTCGATTGGAAGGTCACGGGCCTCTAAGATAACATCAGATGCATCTTGGGAAAGAACATGCACAGTAGTATGGACATACTGACCTTGAACAACTGCCGAGATACCAAGCGGTGCGACACATCCACCGCCAAGTTCAGAGAGGATTGTTCGTTCAACGATCACCTCAGTACGACTAACAGCATCATCAAGATGCGTCCGTATGATTTCAATGACATCCTTATCAGCGGCGGAAACAGCGATTGCTCCTTGGCCGGGAGCAGGAACAAAATCAGATTCCGGAAGACGCTGATAGTTTAAATGACGGAGAAGGCCAGAGCGGCGGAGTCCTGCTTCCGCAAGAACAATTGCATCATACTCTGTTGATACCTCTTGTTCAAGAGCTTCTCGTTCAATTTCAGCTAGTCCATTGAACCACTCATCCAGATCTTGATCAAACGATTCGCCAGTATCGTCATCACTTTCCTCTGCCTCAAGGCGCTTTTCATGTTCAGCCTGAAGCGATGGAGCAAGAAGCTTCTTGATGCGAGTGTCAACATTTCCACGGAGCGGCTGTACATCGATATCTGGGCGTACAGCGAGTAGTTGCGCCTTTCGTCGGAGACTCGACGTCCCAACGGTTGCATTGCTTGGCAGATCATCAATCGCCGCTCCATCAGGAGAAACCAGTACATCATTTCGGCGTTCTCGTTCAGGGATAGCAGCAATCGTTAGCTCGTCTGGCATATCTGTCGGAACATCTTTCATAGAGTGAACAGCTGCGTCAGCTTCAGAGAAGAGAACACGTTCGTCAAGACTTCGGACGAATGCACCGGTCTTACCGAGATTCTGTATAAGCTCATCTCGAATTTGGTCCCCAGTTGTCTCCACTTCAAGTAGTTCAACATTGTATCGATAATCTTCCAGTACCGACTGAACAGATGCAGACTGTCGAAGAGCGAGGTCCGATCGGCGTGTCGCTAACGACAGTGTCTCGCGGGTGCTCATATATACTCACTATAGGTGAATACAAAAAAACTCCTCAGTTCGACGTCAGTTGATGTGGCATTTTATTAGATGGCAATATTGGATCAAACTGAGCCAGCAGCAGCCAGCAAATCATCAAGCTGATGAAAAGCATTTTCGGTCATAGCAACAGTTTCGTGCACCAAGTCAAAGTCCGGCTTTGCGTCTGATGTTTCACGAGTCAGCTGTGCCAATGACTCATAATTTGTTTCGATGGCACCGGCTGCGAATGACGGGAGACCAGCTCTGTCACTTATCTTACGAGCAGCGTTCCGACCAACATGAACTTCCTGATGTTTGAAGTCAGCAAGGACCAAGGAAAAGGGAATCGAATCAAATTGTGCGGATAAAAAGATCTGCGCTGCTTCGTGTTCCCACGGTACAACCTCAGTTCTTGCTGTTCTTTGCGCAATGGCTGCTGCACGAGAACAGAACTGACAGTTCCCATCGAATAAAAGAACAGCATTGGACGAGCTCATTATGAAATATAGGTGACGAGAGTGAATATATGTTACCTCAAATTTAACTTTTGCAGGCTACGTCCCCGT
This portion of the Salinarchaeum sp. IM2453 genome encodes:
- the hisG gene encoding ATP phosphoribosyltransferase, with product MRIAVPNKGRLHDPTMDLLERAGLPVVNSADRKLYADTVDPDVTILFARAADIPEYVRDGAADMGITGYDQVKEANADTLTELLDLEFGQCRLVLAAPEEGEIQSPTDLEGGTIATEFPTITRSYLEQEGINADITEVTGATELTPHAGMADAIVDITSTGTTLQVNRLAIIDEVLNSSVRLFARDDVATDTKVQQVTTALQSVLDAEGKRYLMMNVPTDQLETVKSVIPGMGGPTVMDIADGQNGKVAVHAVVDERDVFETITEVKEVGASDILVTEIERLVE
- a CDS encoding HPP family protein; protein product: MLVLVPLIVGIVTWLSNVSNAISFLLFPPIAAGTYTLFAAPDRSSPRRFVMGITAGGVCGWISLEAILFFDVAVVEAPIPPEGAALSVLLAGIVTWIIKVEEPSAYSTALLVLVTGVDEITYVFGIATSSLLVAIVFILWRDQVYQKRAEFLYRKKGQSEHVLVPMWENESSTLAHIGGKVAAESPSSRVILLGRESETQSKSETVAEVEEQAEEIESKYNVVADVIIIPQGSDTKQLLSVAADTNCTSIVTSYNPDNVKPLEKLFKSNIEIIGVETTPEKTEWQSAMVGVMAADVANQRLAEIGSRIASETSLCYCVPEDKTQREGRQMVTALAESVDRRVNTVVTGDSPQVYFNKAASEKDLLIIGASTDRGTISRTLVPPTYFGLDVDCDIAVVHQPGN
- the alaS gene encoding alanine--tRNA ligase, which codes for MSQLEEEYRLDYFTENGFHRKQCPECGDHFWTRDAERELCGEPPCEPYSFIDNPGFDEKLELEEMREAFLSFFEEHGHERIEPYPVAANRWRDDVLLTQASIYDFQPLVTSGETPPPANPLTISQPCIRMQDIDNVGKTGRHTMAFEMMAHHAFNTREDADDEYAYEGEVYWKDRTVELCDQLLEEMGANLDEVIYIEDPWVGGGNAGPAIEVIYRGLELSTLVFMSMKQDPEGEYKLKDGNRYSEMDTYVVDTGYGLERWTWMSQGTPTVYEAIYPDMIDFLKESADIEYTEAESELIHNASRLAGTLDIDDVDDVEAARGDIADELGVSVDRLRELLEPLETIYAIADHSRTLAYMLGDGIVPSNVGTGYLARMVLRRTKRLVDDVGVDAPIDELVDMQAKRLGYSNRDTIRDIVRTEVKKYRETLTRGRRKVKDIAVEYAEQDDPIPSETLIELYDSHGIQPDTVREIAAEEGADLDIPDDFYSLVADRHDQGDAESETAADDERFFDLPETEKLYYENQSGTDFEAVVLDVFEQDEGYDIVLDQTMFYPEGGGQPADKGTLSSDEQTVSVSDVQIENGIVLHRTDAPLDKGAMIRGSIDWDRRSRLMAHHTATHIVIDSAREVLGEHIRQAGAQKGIDSSRIDLTHYQRIDRKQIKSIERRANEIVRKNVSVTQEWIHRNDAEDEYGFDLYQGGIPAGEEIRIITVDDDVQACGGTHVGRTGDIGFIKIHSNERVQDGVERLIFSAGEAAIEGIQETEDALLETADTFDVTPQEVPETADRFFKEWKDRGKRISELKEELAAARASGTSTGKNIELNDAEAVIQRIDADIDELRATATALQEDGTVAVIGSGNGSAQFVVAVPESVNLNAGEIVSELAQSVGGGGGGPADFAQGGGPDVEKLDDVLESVPDLLRERLHA
- a CDS encoding uroporphyrinogen-III synthase, with the protein product MSGSAQQSSESRPTVAVFRPDDERIDTAVELLTEAGFDPVPDPMLAITPTGSLPSPNADYIVFTSKTGVDIISDADWTPNTDAKIVAIGTSTADALRTAGYPVDRIPETYTSSGLVTELRTDMPGATVEVARSDHGSDVLIDGLEDAGATVSETILYTLNRPDDAGVSVDLLIDGKLDAILFTSSLTVTHFIDVATERQTLSDLKNQLRSVTVGVIGPPTADTAASNEIDVDFVASTADFEVLVSELQDHFSEN
- the hemC gene encoding hydroxymethylbilane synthase, with amino-acid sequence MSTRETLSLATRRSDLALRQSASVQSVLEDYRYNVELLEVETTGDQIRDELIQNLGKTGAFVRSLDERVLFSEADAAVHSMKDVPTDMPDELTIAAIPERERRNDVLVSPDGAAIDDLPSNATVGTSSLRRKAQLLAVRPDIDVQPLRGNVDTRIKKLLAPSLQAEHEKRLEAEESDDDTGESFDQDLDEWFNGLAEIEREALEQEVSTEYDAIVLAEAGLRRSGLLRHLNYQRLPESDFVPAPGQGAIAVSAADKDVIEIIRTHLDDAVSRTEVIVERTILSELGGGCVAPLGISAVVQGQYVHTTVHVLSQDASDVILEARDLPIERHREAAIEFANSLREKGAADIIEAAKKQY
- a CDS encoding DUF393 domain-containing protein: MSSSNAVLLFDGNCQFCSRAAAIAQRTARTEVVPWEHEAAQIFLSAQFDSIPFSLVLADFKHQEVHVGRNAARKISDRAGLPSFAAGAIETNYESLAQLTRETSDAKPDFDLVHETVAMTENAFHQLDDLLAAAGSV